CCAAGCTCCAACGCCCGCTCGCGGTAGTGGACAGCTTCGCCGCGTGGCATGCGCGCCCGGGTCGTGGGGCTGGTGGCCCCCGTGAAGACGATGACCGGCGCCATGCCCTGGTGGTACAGCTCCGCTGCCACGTCGGCCACGCCGAGGTCGTGACTGCCCAGCCCCACCGCCACCGAACACGGCCGTGGGGCATGGTGCATGAAGTGGTAGTCCCACAGGAGTCGAGCGTCCGCCCATGCCTGCGCCGAGATCATTCCTGCCACTTCTTGTCCTGTGCTGAGTCGGGAACCTTGAAGTCGTACTCCCACGCAAAGCGAGAAGCCGCGTGAACGCCCACCGCGAACTCAACCACCGTGCCGTCTGCGGTGTACGTGGTCCTGTGCAGCTCAACTACGGGCTCACCGGCGGGGAGCTGTAGGAGCTGCACTTCGTCCGTTGTCGGGACGCGGGCGAATAGGGCCTCCCTCATGTGGTCGATCTCGTATCCGGCGTCGTAGAGGACCCGGTACCCTCCGCCCCGGCCGGCAGGCCCCGGAGTGGGGTCGACGATGCGTGTGCCCTCGACGTGCTCCGGCCTGTAGTAGCTGGTCAGGGTGTGAGTAGGCTGCACCCCTTCCTTCACGAGTCGGGCGCGTGCGTACACCTCGGAGCCGACTGGGACACCCAGCCCCTCCGCTACAAGGTTGTCCGCCTCGACACGGCTCACGGTCTGTGTCTGCTCGTTGCGCTTGTACGCGCGTCCCGACGCGACGCGGTCGGCGATGAATGCGACCTCGTCACCGTCGCGCCACTTCGCCTTGTCGTACCGGGCGATACCCAGCCGCTTGAGCGCCGCGCGCGGGCGCACCACGGTGCCGTGTCCGCGCGTCGACGTCACAAGGCCTTCAGCCTCCAAGGCCTTATAGGCCTTGTGGACGGTCTCCTTTGACCCTTCCCCCGCCTCCACCAGCTCTCTGATCTGGGGCAACTGGGCGCCCGGCGGCAACTGACCGCTCTTGATCTGCTCCGCGAACCTGTCCGCCAGGTCGCGCCACTTCGGTGCCACGCAGAACTCCTCTCGACCCATCCAGTGAACCACACAGTCCTAGGACTGTTGACAGTCCTAGGACAGCGTGGCATTGTCAACTCAAGCCGCTCGCAGTCCTAGGACAGTGAGTCGGAAGAGCCTTCTTTGGGCTGCTTCCAGGCCGTACCGGTTCGGGATAGCTCGTCCTTCGGGGCGGGCCCCTGGTCGGAGGTTCCTTGACAACTCAACAGCGTGCCGAGGGAAACCGCCCCACCTCAGCAAGCAAGAGGGCGGCGCGCGTGGGTTCTATCTCCACGCGAGTACAGCGCGACCTCAACCCCAATCCGCAGGCCAAGTGCTGCGGCCGGTTGCCTCCGCTGTTCGTCTCGTACGAGCAGCGCCGAGGGGAGCCGCGTGAGCTTCACCCGTCCATCCATCGAGAGGACCGTTCATGGACCGCTTGAAGGCGCAGGCCTCGAAGAACCGTGACGCGGCGAAGGTGCTGCGTAACCAGGGCAAGGACGCCGCCGCCAAGCAGATGGAGGACCGGGCTGACGAGCTGGAGTCGGGTCGTGTCACCGACGTCACCGACTCGGTCGTCGGCCTGTTCCGCTGGGCGCAGGGCCGCTGATCTATACCCACTTCACCCGCCAACGGCGCGCCCCCGGAGTTGCAGCTCCGGGGGCGCTGTCGGGCCGTACCCGTTGAGAGGACACACGACCCAATGAACCACATCGTCACTGTTCAGGGCGCTGTTACCGAGTTCGCCGACTTCAGGGAGCCGACGGACGCGGAGCTGGAGGCGATCGAGCAGGAGATGCCCGTCATCCTGGCGGACGTCGAGTTGCTGGACGCGCAGATCATCACCCTGGACCGCATCCCGACCGAGCTGGACAACCGGCGCATCCGACGGGCCCGTCGCCGGGCGCTGGCCGCCCGCATCGCCCTGGCCAACCGCACCACCGCGGCGACCCTGCCCGGGGGTGCCGCATGAGCGACACGACCCGGAGCCTGACCGCCGCGCACGCGGAGGTGAAGGCGGAGATCACGCGGACCGACACCAAGACCGGCTTACTGCTGGCGTTCGTCGGTGCGGTCCTGGCGGGGGCCTGGACGGTCGCCCGCGACCTGCCGCTGACGCTGCCCGCCTATGTGGCGGGTGGGCTGGGGATGGTGCTGCTGGTCGTGGCGGCGGGTCTGCTGCTGCGGTCGACCCGGCCGAACCTGCGCGGCCGGCACGGGTTCCGGCTGTGGGCAACGCTCACCGCCGAGGAGATCACCGACGCGGTCGCTACCGACCTGGTCGCCGACATCGGCGGGCTGTCCCGGCTCGCGGTCGCTAAGTTCACCTGCCTGCGCCGCGCGGTCGACCTGACCATGACCGGCGGGGCCCTGCTCATCCTGGCCGCCCTGCTCACGTTGGGGGGTGCCCGGTGAAGCGCACCAAGCTCACCCGCATTCAGATCGGGGTGCTGGCTGCCGCGTTCGTGCCGATGCTCGCCACGGGCGTGTTCGGCGGGATCGGCACCTACAGCAACATCGGCCACGCATACGGCCGCGGCACCGCATTGGGAGCGCTCGCCGCGGGTGAGGGCGCTACCGCCGTGCTCGCTCTGGTCCTGCTCGGGCTGACCATGCTGGGTCAGTCCTCCCCGCGGATCGTGCGGGTGGGGTTGTGGGCGCTGCCGGCCGCCGCCGCGGTCATGGGCGCGATGGCCGCGCCCGAGCCGGGCCGCACCGTGATCTACGCCCTGACCCCCATGGGCATGTCTGTCTCGGCTGAGGGCATGGCGTTCCTCGCTCGGCGGATCGTCGTCCACACCGACGGCCGCGACGCGGAGAACGAACGCCGCACCGCCGACCTGGTGCAGGCCCTCGCCTATCACCGCGCCCGCGCCGCCTCCCACCCCAGCAATCGGGTCAAGTGGTGGTCGGAGCGGAAGTCGTGGCGCCTGGCCCGCAAGGTCGGCGTCGGCGATGTGGCGCTGGGATCGAGGCTGCTGGACGTGCAGCGCGATCGGGTCACGGCCGGTGCGGATGCCGCTCTTGCCTCGATGTTCGGCGGCACCGCCCCCACCCCGGCTCTCGATCCTGCATCGATCGCGAATGCGGAGGAATCGTCTGGTAGCGGGATGGAACGGTCTAGGGCTGAGCAGGTGGAATCGACCCCGCTCACCGTCACCCTGACCCGCCTGCCCCTGCCCGATCCCGTCCCCGTCAACATCGGCAAATCGGCCCCTACAAGCGCCCCGATCCTGCCCCCGGTCGATGCGGTCCCGGAGCCGATCGAGGCGGCTCCGATCCGGTCGGTGGCGGCTGAGTCGGCCCGGCCGGTCCGGGCGACGGGTCGGGTGCCAGCCGCGGCGAAGACCCCGCGCGTGCGGCGCAGCCCTGAACAGCTCATGAGTGAAGCACGCGAGCTGACAGCCGACTGGCCGGACGCGCAGATCACCGGTGAGAGTCTGCGCCGGGCCCTGCGCACCTCGCCCGCCAACGCCCGCACGGTGCGTGATGCTCTGCGCGCCGAGCGCGCCGAGCGCGCCGAGCGCGCCGGTGGGGCGGTGGCGTCGTGAGCACTCTGGCCGCGCTCTTACCCGTCCTGCCGCCCGTGATCGGGTGGGCGGTGCACGCCCGGTGGCTGCACTCGCAGCTGACCATCGCGCGGCGGGACCCGCTCACGGGTCTGTGGACGCGGGATGCGTTCACCCGGCGGGCCCGGCGCCTGCTGCGTGACCCGCGCGCCGTGGTCGTGCTGGCGGACGTCGACCACTTCAAGCAGATCAACGACACGCACGGTCACGCCGCCGGTGACGTGCTGCTCGCCACGATCGCGGCCCGGTTGTCCTACGGCACCCCTGGGGGTGTGGTGGGGCGGCTGGGAGGGGATGAGTTCGCCGCCGTGGTCGTCGACCGCGACGGCACCGCCGGGGACCGGCTGGACGTCCTCGCCCGCGTGCTGGCCCGTCCGGTCGACACCGCACCCGAGGTGCACACCACCGTGTCCCTCGGGTGGGTACGGGCCGCCGACCATCCGGGCGAGGACCTGTCCGCACTGCTGCGCCGCGCCGATGAGGCCATGTATACGGCCAAGCGGTCCGGCCGGTCCGGCCGGTCCGCCCCGCGCCGGGCCCGATTGGGACGGCTGCTCGAATCGGTCGCCGGGCGTCGTCCCGGGCGGCGTGGCGCGGCATGAGCACGCTGCCCGCCTACCGGTGGCGCCTGGCCCCGGACGGCTACGCCACCCGCCGCCAACTCCGCGCCCAGGGCCTACGCCCGGGTGGACAGCAGGTGGCCGCGCAGGTCGAACGTCCCCGCCGCCGTCGGGGGCCGCTGGTCGCCTACCTCTACCGCGTCGACCTGGCCAAACCGGTTCGACCGATGACCCCTGCCCGATGGGCGGCCCTGGCCAAAGCCAACGCCGCCCGCCGCATCTGCCCTGAGTGCCGCCGAGACGCGGGCTACGTCATCCCGCCCTCGCTCGGCATGTGCACCCCCTGTGCCTACCCCGAGCAGTACGCCGCCTGAAGTCCCGGCGGGGCCCGTCCGCTCACCTCCTACAGCGACGGACCGGGCCCCGCCTTTCCTCTGCGAGAGAAGGAAGTCTCAGTGAAGCATCCCGACGATGACCACGAACTGTTCAACCGCCTGGAAGCCGAGATGGCCGCCGACCACGGCGCGGACGTGGTCGACCTGGACAAGGCCCGTGCCGCCCGCGAGCCCGCCCCCACCGTCCCCGCTCCGGAGCCTGAGCCGACGGACCCGGACACGCCGGTCGTGGTCGACCAGCCTGCCCCGGCGGTGACCGGTCCCGGCTACCTGGGTCGGCTCGCCGGCGCCCGCCGCCGCGCGGTCGTACCGGTCTGGCTCAAGTCCGTGGCTGAGCTGCGCACCGCCTGCACATGGGTGGCACGCCACTACACGCACGCCGCCGGGTATCACGCGCTTCGTGCCCCGGTCTACGCGGCCCGTCTCGCCTTCCAGGCCCCGGCCGGCGCGGCGAAGGTGGTCGGGGGCACGATGCGGTGGGTGGCCGACCGTGAGGGCGAACCGGTCCGGCTCGCCGCGGTGCGGCGTGAGGACGCTGCCGAGTACCTGAAGCTGTCGCGGCAGCGGGACGGACGGGTCCGGCTGCGGACCCTGGTCGCCGCGCTCGCGCTGTTCACCGGTCTGTCTCTGGCGCTCGCCATCTACGTGCTGGCCCCCGACTGGCTGCAAGCTGTGTCCGTGAGCGCGGTCGTCCTCGCCCTGGGGGCCGCTGGCCGCAAGGCGGACGCCCCGGTCGTGCACCGGGCCGTGGAACTGCCCAAGGCAACCAAGCTCACCAGCGACATCGTCCTGCGTGCCCTGGGTGCGCTGGGCATTCCCGCGATCAATCAGGCGCAGGGCAAGGGCCGGGACGGGTTCGAGTTCACCGCCCCGATCACCCGCGACGGCCCCGGCTGGCGCGCGGAGGGCAACCTGCCCTACGGCGTCACGGTCACGGACATCATCGAGCGTCGCGAGCGTCTCGCTTCCGGTCTGCGCCGCCCGCTGGGGTGCGTGTGGCCCGAGGCGGTACCGGATGAGCACACCGGGCACCTGGTGCTGTGGGTCGGGGATCAGGACATGTCCCGGGCGTCTCAGCCGGCGTGGCCGCTGCTGAAGTCCGGGCAGGTGGACCTGTTCAAGCCGGTCGCCTATGGCACCGACCAGCGCGGCCGGTGGACCGAAGTCACGCTCATGTACATAGCGGGCGTCATCGGTGCCATCCCGCGCATGGGCAAGACGTTCCTGCTGCGTCTCCTGCTGCTCATCGCGGCATTGGACCCGCGCGCTGAGCTGCACACCTACGACATGAAGGGCACCGGCGACCTGGACCCGGTGGGCAACGCGGTCGGCTACCGGCACGCCGCCGGCGACGACGACGAACCCGTGCAGTACGCGCTGGACGACTTCCGGGCCCTGCGCGAGGAACTGCGCCGCCGCACGAAGGTGATCCGCTCCCTGCCCCGCGACATCTGCCCCGAGTCCAAGGTGACCAGCGCCCTTGCCGACAAGCGGTCGTTGGGGCTGCACCCGATCGTGGTCGGGGTGGACGAGTGCCAGGTCCTCTTCGAGCACCCCGAGCACGGCAAGGAGTTCGAGGAGATCATCACTGACCTGGTCAAGCGCGGCCCCGCCACCGGCATTGTCGTCCTGCTGGCCACGCAGCGCCCGGACGCCAAGTCGCTGCCCACCGGCATCAGCGCCAACGCGTCGGCCCGGTGGTGCCTGAAGGTGATGGGCCAGCTGGAGAACGACATGGTCCTGGGCACCTCCGCCTACAAGCGCGGCGTGCGGGCGACCATGTTCGCCTGGGGAGACAAGGGCATCCACTACTTCGTGGGTGAAGGCTCCGACGCCCGTATCGTCCGCTCCGTCTACGTCGACGCCGGCGGGGCCGAAGCCATCGCCGCCCGCGCCCGCCGCGTCCGCGAGAAGGCCGGACTGCTCGCCGGGCACGCCCTCGGGGAGGCACCGGAGCCGACCACGGCGGCCTATGACCTGCTGGCGGACATCCTCGCGGTCGTCCCGGCCAAGGAGGCCAAGGCGTGGTCGGAAACCATCGTGGCCCGGCTCGCGGACCTGCGCCCCGAGGTCTACGACGGATGGGACCCCGACGCGCTCGCCGCGGCGCTCAAGCCGCATGGCGTGTCCACCATCCAGGTCGGGCGCCGGGTGAACGGCAAGGTCGTCAACCGGCGCGGTGTCGACCGCTCCCACATCACCACCGCGATCGCGGAGCGTGACGGAAAGCGGGACGCGGGCTGACGCTCCGGGGCCGCTAACGATAGCGGCAGCCCTCGCTAACGTTAGCGGCCCCGCTAGCGCCTCAAACCTGCTTTGATCAGGCCGCTAGCGGATAGCGGCCCACCTGCGCAAACCCCAAAACCCCGCCAGGAAGGGCCTCACGTGACCCCCGCCCTGCTCGCTATCGCCTGCCTGCTCGCCGTCACCCTCGGTTACGGCGGTGTGTGTGCGGTGTCGCCGTTTGGTGACTGCCGCCGCTGCCGAGGCATGGGCCACGCCCTCAAGACGGACCGCAAGGGACGCATCAAGCGCGGCAAGGACTGCCGCCGCTGCCACGCCACCGGCAAGCGCATCCGCATAGGCCGCTGGCTCTACAACCGCTGGGCGCGCATCTACCGCGCCGGCACCGACACCCGGGAAGGGTCCCGATGATCCTCAACGTCTCCGCCGTGCTGCTGTTCGGCGCCGCCTCCGTCTTCGCCGTCAAGACCAAGTCCGCCGGCGGCGGCGCCGCGCTCGTGCTGTTCCTGTTCGGGTTCTTCGCCGCCGGCACCGGCGCCTACGAGCCCATCCACAACCTCGTGCAGGCATCCGCCGACGCCCTGTCCGCTCTCGGCAACTGAAGGAGACCCAGGCCGTGAACGAACCCACCACCCACCGGACCGCGCCCGTCGTGGTCCACCACCCCACCCCGATCAGCCCCGCCGTACATGCGGCGCCGGTCGTCCCCGTCCAGCCGGGCACTATCCCGGCCGTGGCGAGCGTCGTCCTGCCGGACGGCCGCGTCGTCACCGGCTACGCCGTGGCACCGGCCCAGCCCGAACCGGTCGCCGCCAAGCCGGCCGTGTCCCGCACGGCGGTGAACGTCGCCCTCGGGGGCGTCGGGTTCCTCGCCGTGTGCGGCGGGCTGATCCTGCTCACCTCGTTCATCACGGCCCTGACCGCGTTCATCGGCCAGCTCATCATCCTCGCCGCCGTCATCTTCGGCGGATGGATCGCCGTGCAGGTCCTCACCGCGAGCGGCCACCAGGGCGGCACCACCGTGAACATCCGCAAGGCCGTGATCAAGCGCAACAACTTCCACGGCTGACGAGGAGACCGACACCCGTGATCCGACTCCGTATCAAGGTCACCCCCTGCCCCCGCCGGGCCCTGACCTTGTCCGACACCCCTCGCCCCGACTGCCCCGACTGCCGTGGAGAGGGCGGCATCGCGCACGACTACGGCGACCACACCGGCGAGTACGCCGGTACCTACTGGGAGCCCTGCCCGTGCTGGACGCAGTGGGCCGTCATTCTGCTGCCCCTCCCGCACCTGCCGCGCTGGATGCGCCGGCCTCGGCGTGACAGCGACCCGTGGGCGCCCGCCGGCTACAGCAACGAACCGCCCTTCTAGCTACGCCAAGGGCGGCCCCTCCATCTCGCCAAAGAAGCGGGGCCGCCCTTGTCCACCTGCCAACCACTTGACCTGTGGAGGTCTCCCAGCATGACGCAACCCCCTGTCATCCGGCGAGCGCGCGACCGACGGCCCCGGTTACTGGATCTCTTCTGCTGCGCGGGCGGCGCCGCCGTGGGCTACGCCCGCGCCGGATTCGCGGTCGACGGCTGCGACATCGCCGACCGGCCCAACTACCCCTTCCCCCGCCACCAGGGCGACGCGCTGATCTACCTCGCCCACCTGATCAGCACCGGGGAGATCAAGCGGTATGCGTTCGTGCACGCCTCCCCGCCGTGTCAGGACAAGTGCACGCTCACCGTGGGCACCAACCGCTCCCAGGGATGGGGTGGCAGCCACGTCGACCTCGTGGCTCCCACTCGTGAGCTGCTGGACGCGACCGGCCTGCCGTACGTCATCGAGCAGCCCAACGGCCGCGCGGAGATCCGCAAAGACCTCACCCTGTGCGGGGAGATGTTCGGTCTCGGCGTCATCCGGCACCGCAACTTCGAGGCCGGCGGCTGGACCGTCCCGCAGCCGGCGCATGTGCCGCACCGGGGCCGCGTACGCGGCTACCGGCACGGCCAGTACTACGACGGCCCCTACGTGGCCGCCTACGGCAACGGCGGCGGCAAGCCCAGCATCCCGGAGCTGCAAGCGGCGATGGGCATCGACTGGACCGACGTGCGCGAGGAACTGACCGAAGCCATCCCGCCCGCCTACACCCAGCACATCGGCGCCGCGTTCCTCGCCACCGCCACGCTGGGGGTGGCGGCATGAGCCGGACGCTGACCCCCCTGCACACCGCGCTGAGCCTCGCAGCCGCGGGTCTGCCCGTGCTGCCCCTGCGCCGAGGCAAGGTGCCGTTCGGAAACTGCCCCACCTGCGCGGACAACGCGTGCGGCGGCCGGCCGAACATGAAGACCCCGGGGCCGTGCGACTGCCCGGCGCCCTGTCACGCATGGGCCGCCGCCACCACCGACCCGGCCGTTATCGTCTCGCCCCCGTGGGCGTCTGCCTGGCGCCGGGCCGTCGCCGTCGCCTACCACCCCGGCGGCGCCGGACTGACCGTCGTCGACCTGGACGACGCGGACGCCATCACATGGGCCCGTACCGCGTTGCCCTCGACGCGGACCGTGTCGACGACGCGCGGTGAGCACTGGATCTACTGCGGCATCATGACGTCGCACAACGCGGTCCGGCCCGGTGTCGACATCAAGTCGACCATGGCCTACGCCCGCTACCTCGGGCCCGGCACCGGCACGATGGCCGACCTGCCCGACGCGGTGCGCGCGCTGGCCGTGAAACAGCCGTCCGCCGTCCGGCCTGCGCCCCGTTCCGTCTCACTGCCCGCACGCCCGGGCGGGCAGTGCCCGCACCGCACGCCCGTCTTCCTGGAACGCGGCATCGCCATGGCGGAGCAGCGCATCACCGCCGCCCGCAGCACCATCCACGCCACCGTCTACGCGACGTTCCTGGCGGTGCTGTCCCGGCACGGCCGCTGTGGCTGCCTCACCGACACCCACGTCGCCCGCCTGTTCACCGCGGCTCAGGCCAAGGGCGAAACAGCCCGGCACTGCACGGACGCGTGGAACAACGCCCGCACCACGTTGGGACTGTGACCCATGTCCGACGACGACAAGACCGCACGCGAAGTCATCACCGACTACGCCCAATCCCACTTCCGGTACTTCCGCACCGCCGACGGCACCGTCTACGCCCAGCGCAACGGCCACCCCGTGGCCCGCCCCATCCGCTCACAGGGCACCACCGGAAGCCACCGACAGGAACTCATGGTCGGACTCTTCCGCGACGGCATCGGCGTCTTCAACGGCACCGCCATGAAGGAGGCACTCGACTTGATCGAAGCACTCGCGCTGACCGAAGACGTCCAACCGGTGCACATCCGCGTCGCCCCCGGATTCGACGGGGCCACGTGGCTGGACCTCGGGCGTGCTGATGGGCAGTCGGTGCGGATCCACCCCACCGGCTGGGACATCCTCACCCCGGACCCGCGTGAGGTGTGCTGGCGGCGCACCCAGCTCACCGGGGAACTGCCCCTGCCGGCGAAGGACACCAACGGAAA
This genomic stretch from Streptomyces sp. Go-475 harbors:
- a CDS encoding GntR family transcriptional regulator, translated to MAPKWRDLADRFAEQIKSGQLPPGAQLPQIRELVEAGEGSKETVHKAYKALEAEGLVTSTRGHGTVVRPRAALKRLGIARYDKAKWRDGDEVAFIADRVASGRAYKRNEQTQTVSRVEADNLVAEGLGVPVGSEVYARARLVKEGVQPTHTLTSYYRPEHVEGTRIVDPTPGPAGRGGGYRVLYDAGYEIDHMREALFARVPTTDEVQLLQLPAGEPVVELHRTTYTADGTVVEFAVGVHAASRFAWEYDFKVPDSAQDKKWQE
- a CDS encoding DUF6284 family protein → MNHIVTVQGAVTEFADFREPTDAELEAIEQEMPVILADVELLDAQIITLDRIPTELDNRRIRRARRRALAARIALANRTTAATLPGGAA
- a CDS encoding Pycsar system effector family protein, whose translation is MSDTTRSLTAAHAEVKAEITRTDTKTGLLLAFVGAVLAGAWTVARDLPLTLPAYVAGGLGMVLLVVAAGLLLRSTRPNLRGRHGFRLWATLTAEEITDAVATDLVADIGGLSRLAVAKFTCLRRAVDLTMTGGALLILAALLTLGGAR
- a CDS encoding conjugal transfer protein is translated as MLATGVFGGIGTYSNIGHAYGRGTALGALAAGEGATAVLALVLLGLTMLGQSSPRIVRVGLWALPAAAAVMGAMAAPEPGRTVIYALTPMGMSVSAEGMAFLARRIVVHTDGRDAENERRTADLVQALAYHRARAASHPSNRVKWWSERKSWRLARKVGVGDVALGSRLLDVQRDRVTAGADAALASMFGGTAPTPALDPASIANAEESSGSGMERSRAEQVESTPLTVTLTRLPLPDPVPVNIGKSAPTSAPILPPVDAVPEPIEAAPIRSVAAESARPVRATGRVPAAAKTPRVRRSPEQLMSEARELTADWPDAQITGESLRRALRTSPANARTVRDALRAERAERAERAGGAVAS
- a CDS encoding GGDEF domain-containing protein, whose translation is MAALLPVLPPVIGWAVHARWLHSQLTIARRDPLTGLWTRDAFTRRARRLLRDPRAVVVLADVDHFKQINDTHGHAAGDVLLATIAARLSYGTPGGVVGRLGGDEFAAVVVDRDGTAGDRLDVLARVLARPVDTAPEVHTTVSLGWVRAADHPGEDLSALLRRADEAMYTAKRSGRSGRSAPRRARLGRLLESVAGRRPGRRGAA
- a CDS encoding RRQRL motif-containing zinc-binding protein, with product MSTLPAYRWRLAPDGYATRRQLRAQGLRPGGQQVAAQVERPRRRRGPLVAYLYRVDLAKPVRPMTPARWAALAKANAARRICPECRRDAGYVIPPSLGMCTPCAYPEQYAA
- a CDS encoding cell division protein FtsK, which translates into the protein MKHPDDDHELFNRLEAEMAADHGADVVDLDKARAAREPAPTVPAPEPEPTDPDTPVVVDQPAPAVTGPGYLGRLAGARRRAVVPVWLKSVAELRTACTWVARHYTHAAGYHALRAPVYAARLAFQAPAGAAKVVGGTMRWVADREGEPVRLAAVRREDAAEYLKLSRQRDGRVRLRTLVAALALFTGLSLALAIYVLAPDWLQAVSVSAVVLALGAAGRKADAPVVHRAVELPKATKLTSDIVLRALGALGIPAINQAQGKGRDGFEFTAPITRDGPGWRAEGNLPYGVTVTDIIERRERLASGLRRPLGCVWPEAVPDEHTGHLVLWVGDQDMSRASQPAWPLLKSGQVDLFKPVAYGTDQRGRWTEVTLMYIAGVIGAIPRMGKTFLLRLLLLIAALDPRAELHTYDMKGTGDLDPVGNAVGYRHAAGDDDEPVQYALDDFRALREELRRRTKVIRSLPRDICPESKVTSALADKRSLGLHPIVVGVDECQVLFEHPEHGKEFEEIITDLVKRGPATGIVVLLATQRPDAKSLPTGISANASARWCLKVMGQLENDMVLGTSAYKRGVRATMFAWGDKGIHYFVGEGSDARIVRSVYVDAGGAEAIAARARRVREKAGLLAGHALGEAPEPTTAAYDLLADILAVVPAKEAKAWSETIVARLADLRPEVYDGWDPDALAAALKPHGVSTIQVGRRVNGKVVNRRGVDRSHITTAIAERDGKRDAG
- a CDS encoding DNA cytosine methyltransferase, coding for MTQPPVIRRARDRRPRLLDLFCCAGGAAVGYARAGFAVDGCDIADRPNYPFPRHQGDALIYLAHLISTGEIKRYAFVHASPPCQDKCTLTVGTNRSQGWGGSHVDLVAPTRELLDATGLPYVIEQPNGRAEIRKDLTLCGEMFGLGVIRHRNFEAGGWTVPQPAHVPHRGRVRGYRHGQYYDGPYVAAYGNGGGKPSIPELQAAMGIDWTDVREELTEAIPPAYTQHIGAAFLATATLGVAA
- a CDS encoding bifunctional DNA primase/polymerase yields the protein MSRTLTPLHTALSLAAAGLPVLPLRRGKVPFGNCPTCADNACGGRPNMKTPGPCDCPAPCHAWAAATTDPAVIVSPPWASAWRRAVAVAYHPGGAGLTVVDLDDADAITWARTALPSTRTVSTTRGEHWIYCGIMTSHNAVRPGVDIKSTMAYARYLGPGTGTMADLPDAVRALAVKQPSAVRPAPRSVSLPARPGGQCPHRTPVFLERGIAMAEQRITAARSTIHATVYATFLAVLSRHGRCGCLTDTHVARLFTAAQAKGETARHCTDAWNNARTTLGL